The proteins below come from a single Pichia kudriavzevii chromosome 2, complete sequence genomic window:
- a CDS encoding uncharacterized protein (PKUD0B03160; Pfam Domains: ADK(1.3e-62)), with product MYTRSFLRARPALKSFHRSKQLLRTYATSSGGGRSKTNHFIPLTLLGLTALGLTFYNAGNNVKPPTAAIDPTTSTVQGSALFPSEKFKDPINVVFVLGGPGSGKGTQCGKLVKDYKFVHLSAGDLLRLEKNTPGSEFGELIDHYIKEGLIVPQEITINLLKNAIVKEYNNGSRNFLIDGFPRKMDQAISFENTVSEGKLVLYFECPEEIMLKRLLNRGKTSGRSDDNLESIKKRFTTFIETSMPVVEYFEDQNKVIKVNCNEPVDEVYSHVVKELKDKKII from the coding sequence ATGTATACACGATCATTTCTTAGGGCTAGACCAGCACTAAAATCCTTCCACAGATCCAAGCAACTTTTGCGTACTTACGCAACCTCTAGCGGTGGTGGAAGATCCAAGACAAACCATTTCATTCCGTTGACACTTCTCGGTTTGACTGCTCTTGGATTGACGTTTTATAATGCAGGGAATAACGTCAAACCACCCACTGCAGCCATCGACCCAACCACTTCGACGGTACAGGGAAGTGCTCTTTTCccaagtgaaaaatttaaagatCCTATCAACGTCGTGTTTGTTTTGGGTGGTCCAGGCTCTGGAAAGGGTACACAATGCGGCAAACTCGTGAAAGACTACAAGTTTGTCCACTTGAGTGCCGGTGATCTCTTAAGGTTGGAGAAAAACACCCCAGGCAGTGAATTTGGTGAGCTCATTGATCACTATATCAAGGAAGGTCTGATTGTTCCCCAAGAAATCACAATCAacttattgaaaaatgcaattgTCAAGGAGTACAACAACGGATCTAGAAATTTCCTCATTGATGGATTCCCAAGGAAGATGGATCAGGCGATCAGTTTTGAGAATACTGTTTCGGAAGGTAAGTTGGTTCTATACTTTGAATGCCCTGAAGAAATCATGCTGAAACGATTACTGAATAGAGGTAAAACATCTGGTAGATCTGACGACAATCTGGAATCCATAAAGAAGAGATTTACAACTTTTATTGAAACCAGCATGCCTGTCgttgaatattttgagGATCAAAATAAAGTCATTAAAGTCAACTGCAATGAACCAGTCGATGAGGTCTATAGCCATGTAGTCAAAGAACTTAAAGATAagaaaattatttga
- a CDS encoding uncharacterized protein (PKUD0B03180; similar to Saccharomyces cerevisiae YBL045C (COR1); ancestral locus Anc_7.484), whose amino-acid sequence MLSKRLFSTSSRQLTKVAVSKLGNGITVITKPSSGKQAVGVYLNSGSRAENAYNSGISTLLGNLVTSSKSSKDALVNEGVKYYSSNAKEVTGLLSATYPRGNSKGALSAIKNTLESLESIVSDEVVLGEQKEKSIALTEAFENSPKDMVIEHMIGTAFQGTTLGLPKYGKAETIEVLQSLDLKNYLSKNLVSSNIAIVSVGDEINHESLAKFASQLPSINSGAKADFPETSFLGSDIRLRDDTLPQAHAAISVLTPGLHDTHAYYTGLVAAQINGSYEGVASPFSPFVGSTLAQLLEENHLIDSFDHFQLAYSDVGLWGGYFASHNVGCYDETIHFALKNWNRFSTGTVNEIEFAKAKAELKLRLLKAPACPVQHSESLATKAFALGYVPSEEEISSNVDSVTSSAISKWAQKYLYDQDIAIAGNGQIEALFDYNRIRNDMSTLRW is encoded by the coding sequence ATGCTTTCAAAGAGATTATTTTCCACTTCTTCAAGACAATTGACAAAGGTTGCCGTTTCCAAATTGGGCAATGGCATCACCGTCATCACAAAACCTTCCTCTGGTAAACAGGCTGTTGGTGTCTACTTGAATTCCGGGTCCAGAGCGGAAAACGCTTACAACTCGGGTATCTCCACCTTGTTGGGTAACTTGGTCACCAGTTCAAAGTCTTCCAAGGACGCCCTAGTCAATGAAGGTGTCAAATACTATTCCTCCAATGCAAAGGAAGTCACCGGTCTCTTGTCCGCTACTTACCCTAGGGGTAACTCAAAGGGCGCTCTCTCGGCAATTAAAAACACCTTGGAATCTCTCGAATCAATTGTCTCTGATGAAGTGGTTCTAGGTgaacaaaaggaaaagtcGATTGCCCTCACTGAAGCTTTTGAAAACTCACCAAAAGATATGGTCATTGAACACATGATTGGTACTGCTTTCCAAGGCACAACTCTTGGTTTACCTAAATACGGTAAGGCAGAAACCATTGAGGTTTTGCAATCCTTGGACTTGAAGAACTACTTATCAAAGAATCTCGTTTCTTCTAACATTGCAATCGTCTCCGttggtgatgaaatcaacCATGAATCTTTGGCAAAATTTGCTTCTCAACTACCTTCCATCAATAGTGGTGCAAAGGCAGATTTCCCTGAAACTTCCTTTTTAGGTTCCGATATTAGATTAAGAGATGACACTTTACCTCAAGCACATGCTGCAATCTCTGTTTTGACCCCTGGTTTACACGACACTCATGCCTACTACACCGGTTTGGTTGCAGCTCAAATCAATGGTTCTTATGAAGGTGTTGCTTCTCCTTTCTCCCCATTTGTTGGCTCGACTTTGGCTCAATTATTGGAGGAAAACCACTTGATTGATTCCTTTGACCACTTCCAGTTGGCTTACTCCGATGTTGGTTTATGGGGTGGTTACTTTGCATCCCATAATGTTGGCTGTTATGATGAAACCATTCATTTCGCCCTAAAGAACTGGAACAGATTCTCTACTGGTACTgtcaatgaaattgaatttgcAAAGGCTAAGGCTGAACTCAAGTTGAGACTATTAAAGGCTCCTGCTTGTCCAGTCCAACACTCTGAATCATTGGCTACAAAGGCCTTTGCTTTAGGCTACGTTCCttcagaagaagaaatttcttcaaatgttgACTCTGTCACCTCttctgcaatttcaaaatgggCTCAGAAGTACTTGTATGACCAAGACATTGCTATTGCAGGTAACGGTCAAATTGAAGCATTGTTTGACTACAATAGAATCAGAAACGACATGTCCACTTTGAGATGGTAG
- a CDS encoding uncharacterized protein (PKUD0B03190), whose amino-acid sequence MFLFFVPLWCSSVQEKRVDNKGLEISVRDNDTSQQSEERTRECTPLLHIPKRQRVYVMELQGECSTGTRDGADGEAPQNTRIGRGGESILWALWDSLPWSSGQSRPLPPQKAISLVSKSHWPMRGRANSQWKVANVKLKENGQLSLKVETGNLCGFNMEKSLCKFNN is encoded by the coding sequence atgtttttattttttgttccTTTATGGTGTTCTTCTgttcaagagaaaagagTCGACAACAAAGGGTTAGAAATAAGTGTACGTGACAATGATACTAGTCAACAGAGTGAAGAAAGGACAAGAGAGTGTACACCACTCCTACACATACCCAAGCGTCAGAGAGTGTATGTAATGGAACTGCAAGGTGAATGTTCAACTGGGACCAGAGACGGTGCAGACGGCGAGGCTCCACAGAATACGCGCATCGGGAGGGGAGGGGAGTCTATACTGTGGGCCCTCTGGGACTCTTTACCTTGGTCCAGTGGGCAATCCCGCCCCCTCCCCCCTCAAAAAGCGATTTCTCTAGTGAGCAAATCGCATTGGCCAATGAGGGGGCGAGCAAATAGCCAATGGAAAGTTGCCAATGTCaaattaaaggaaaatggTCAACTGTCGCTAAAAGTCGAAACAGGAAATCTCTGTGGTTTCAATATGGAGAAAAGTTTATGCAAGTTTAATAATTAG
- a CDS encoding uncharacterized protein (PKUD0B03200; similar to Saccharomyces cerevisiae YPR166C (MRP2); ancestral locus Anc_7.522), producing MSTIKEGAKALLSRSKPMKRFPQPVSLPSTFVNTRVMRDHFKRQMFEQHEVTSRALKFIARNSALPQKVRLEAQLQLNALPNYTRANQLRGRCVDSGRGKGVIRDFRLCRYQFRMQALQGLLPGVRKGVW from the coding sequence ATGTCTACCATCAAAGAAGGAGCAAAGGCACTTCTCTCCCGCAGCAAGCCAATGAAACGGTTCCCACAACCAGTCAGTCTGCCCTCTACTTTTGTCAACACTAGGGTCATGAGAGATCATTTCAAGAGACAAATGTTTGAACAACATGAAGTCACCTCTAGGGCACTCAAGTTTATTGCAAGAAACTCGGCCTTGCCACAGAAGGTCCGGCTCGAAGCACAGCTCCAACTTAATGCGCTTCCTAACTACACCAGGGCCAACCAGCTGAGGGGCCGCTGTGTCGACTCGGGAAGAGGTAAGGGTGTCATTAGAGACTTCAGACTGTGTAGGTATCAGTTCAGAATGCAGGCCCTTCAGGGGCTCTTGCCCGGCGTCAGGAAAGGTGTCTGGTAG
- a CDS encoding uncharacterized protein (PKUD0B03205): MQAQLTRQVIMQAPVLARASTITAAAATAMAVRRFSSDSTRNNNIQHLLKNSGIDSKHGSFATFAEYRKFIIQKDPETMQARFRIMIKDGNAQKLPETEAEQSHFAENVKKVAYR, from the coding sequence ATGCAAGCACAACTTACCAGACAGGTCATTATGCAGGCGCCAGTATTGGCAAGAGCATCCACTATTACTGCAGCTGCTGCAACAGCAATGGCTGTGAGACGGTTCTCCTCGGACTCCACAAGGAACAACAATATCCAACACCTGTTGAAGAACAGCGGCATTGACTCCAAGCACGGCTCGTTTGCGACGTTTGCCGAATACAGAAAGTTTATCATTCAAAAGGACCCTGAAACCATGCAGGCTAGATTCAGAATTATGATTAAGGACGGCAATGCACAGAAACTTCCTGAAACTGAAGCTGAGCAGTCTCATTTTGCAGAAAATGTCAAGAAGGTTGCCTACAGGTGa
- a CDS encoding uncharacterized protein (PKUD0B03210; similar to Saccharomyces cerevisiae YPL003W (ULA1); ancestral locus Anc_8.86), with the protein MSNDKYDRQVRLWNTAGQRALHESSVALVNISTLAAEALKNIVLPGVGTVTILDAGVVDETDVAANFFYTRGDLAKSRAAVLASVLQDLNPDVSIHYRDSIPPAEDVHFWSQFHCVLYTAVPYPLVDASALFNTCWDMDVPVCKVGSLGFYAYLKIQLREHAVVESHGNNLHDLRLDFPWPELQAYLDSVDIDPITNSEYYKIPFSVILTKLNQEYVKRHGTSPTTKQLRNSILDTYKTMDDPNVHEAYKKAYLIMKQSPPISDNIKEIFSYLSHSQSHATTHSSTNSLYIFQILAKSLKCFYEEFGVLPISGVLPDMESDTNAYLTLKKIYLDKFNSDKSYIRNKAITLIDQQDGDSSLLSDDTLVTFVRNARYLKIITGTKIDKDSQILQFFRSLGDESLKLKALIYLAFLIVEQFARLHGDWPTWNNRSELRALSISILCNDNNIDSYPENLDKILDELCRAFGNELHNISAIFGGVVAQEVIKLLTNQYVPVDNCVVLDGILGKTSTFKL; encoded by the coding sequence ATGAGCAATGACAAATACGACCGACAGGTGCGGCTATGGAACACTGCAGGACAGCGGGCGCTCCATGAGAGCAGTGTTGCCCTGGTGAACATCTCTACCCTTGCGGCAGAGGCGCTCAAGAACATCGTGCTACCCGGCGTTGGCACCGTGACAATCCTCGACGCGGGAGTCGTGGACGAGACAGATGTGGCGGCCAACTTCTTCTACACACGGGGGGACCTTGCCAAGAGCAGGGCAGCAGTATTAGCCTCTGTCTTGCAAGACCTCAACCCAGACGTATCCATCCACTACAGAGACTCCATCCCTCCAGCGGAGGATGTACACTTTTGGTCCCAATTCCACTGCGTCCTTTACACCGCCGTGCCGTACCCCCTCGTAGATGCATCGGCTCTCTTCAACACTTGCTGGGACATGGACGTCCCCGTATGTAAGGTTGGCTCGCTCGGGTTTTACGCATACTTGAAAATACAGCTCAGAGAACATGCCGTTGTTGAATCCCATGGGAACAACCTCCATGATTTGCGCTTGGACTTTCCCTGGCCGGAACTACAGGCGTACCTTGACAGTGTAGACATTGACCCCATCACAAACTCGGAGTACTATAAGATCCCCTTCAGTGTGATCTTGACAAAACTGAATCAGGAATACGTCAAACGGCATGGTACGTCGCCGACAACTAaacaattgagaaattcaatattGGACACCTACAAAACTATGGACGATCCAAATGTCCATGAAGCTTATAAGAAGGCATATCTAATAATGAAACAATCACCTCCGATATCGGACAACATCAAGGAAATTTTTAGTTATTTATCACATTCACAGTCACATGCAACAACCCATTCTTCCACAAATTCATTGTACATCTTCCAAATATTAGctaaatcattgaaatgTTTCTATGAAGAATTTGGTGTCCTCCCTATTAGTGGTGTTTTACCCGATATGGAATCAGATACTAATGCTTACCTAactctgaaaaaaatttatcttgataaattcaattcCGATAAATCCTATATCCGAAACAAGGCAATTACTTTAATTGATCAACAGGACGGCGATTCCTCGCTATTATCCGATGATACTCTGGTTACTTTTGTGAGAAATGCTAGATATCTGAAAATCATAACAGGCACAAAAATTGACAAAGACTCTCAAATTTTGCAGTTCTTCAGATCTCTAGGTGATGAATCTCTGAAACTGAAGGCTTTGATCTATCTGGCGTTTCTCATTGTTGAACAGTTTGCACGCCTTCATGGAGACTGGCCAACATGGAACAACCGCTCTGAGCTCCGGGCCCTATCGATTTCAATCCTGTGTAATGACAATAACATTGATTCATACCCAGAAAATCTCGATAAGATACTAGATGAGTTATGCAGAGCTTTCGGTAATGAGTTACATAACATATCCGCCATTTTTGGCGGTGTCGTCGCCCAAGAAGTCATCAAACTACTAACAAATCAGTATGTGCCTGTAGACAATTGTGTTGTCTTGGACGGTATACTTGGCAAAACTTCAACGTTTAAACTTTAA
- a CDS encoding uncharacterized protein (PKUD0B03220; similar to Saccharomyces cerevisiae YHR072W (ERG7); ancestral locus Anc_5.351), with the protein MLYSDEIGIPRSDFSKWRLRTTKLGGQKWEYLDNPSDSDRQDNLTKYLLNEPGFQPPITEKPKSILDATFNAANFFTSIQDENSGTWPVQYKGPMFMTIGYVAVCYFTKTPIPEYERRELIRYIINTSHPVDGGWGLHEVDKSTCFGTTINYVILRLLGLDASHPVCLKARRTLHKLGGAIGNPHWGKAWLAILNLYSWEGVNPAPTELFALPYWVPIHPMKWWVHTRAIYIPLGYLSTAKVQCELDPLLEKIRSEIFTKPWSKIDFSSNRNRVCGIDLYYPHTSLLNGLNNIMVLYEKYIRPTWLLDHCNKKAYDLILKELENTKHLGIAPVSAAFETIVLYKEQGPQGSDYLKSLERMKEVLFLSDLGLTVMGTNGSQVWDCAFFIQYFFNAGLAELPQYHDAIVRTFEFLIRSQFDEECVSGSYRDKRKGAWPFSTKDQGYTVSDCTAESIKAIIMVMNSEAFSDVHHIYDLTKLHDAIDVLLSLQNVGSFEFGSFSTYEKIKATPMLELINPAEVFGNIMVEYPYVECTDSSVLGLSYFHRYSSYRNADISLAIKRATDYIIQSQQVDGSWYGCWGICFTYAGMFALEALAEINLDYSNSEVVRKGCNFLVTRQLPDGGWGESMKSSETHTYVSTRKSLVVQTSWALIGLLLARYPDKEVLRKAVDLIISRQGEYGEWEFEQVEGVFNHSCAIEYPNYKFLFPIKALGLYVKRFGNERL; encoded by the coding sequence ATGTTATACTCGGATGAAATAGGTATCCCTAGATCTGATTTCTCCAAGTGGAGATTACGAACGACTAAATTGGGAGGACAAAAGTGGGAATACTTAGATAATCCTTCCGACTCAGACAGACAAGATAATCTAACAAAGTATCTACTGAACGAGCCAGGCTTTCAGCCACCAATTACTGAAAAGCCGAAATCCATTCTAGATGCCACCTTCAATGCTGCCAATTTCTTCACATCAATCCAGGATGAAAATTCTGGTACATGGCCAGTCCAGTATAAAGGTCCAATGTTTATGACTATTGGCTACGTTGCTGTTTGCTACTTCACGAAAACCCCAATTCCTGAATATGAGCGCCGGGAGTTAATCAGATATATCATAAATACTTCACACCCAGTTGACGGTGGATGGGGATTACATGAAGTAGATAAATCAACGTGTTTTGGTACCACAATCAACTATGTCATTCTCAGGTTGCTCGGGTTGGATGCTTCGCATCCTGTTTGTCTCAAGGCAAGGAGAACTCTCCATAAGCTTGGCGGTGCCATTGGGAATCCGCATTGGGGAAAAGCTTGGCTGGCTATTCTAAACCTCTACAGCTGGGAGGGAGTAAATCCTGCACCAACAGAATTGTTTGCATTACCGTATTGGGTTCCGATACATCCAATGAAATGGTGGGTGCACACTCGTGCAATTTACATTCCATTAGGCTACCTATCAACTGCAAAAGTTCAGTGTGAATTGGACCCtttgcttgaaaaaattagatCCGAAATTTTCACCAAGCCTTGGAgcaaaattgatttttctaGCAATAGAAACAGAGTCTGTGGTATTGATTTGTATTACCCTCATACGTCATTGTTGAACGGCTTGAATAATATCATGGTGTTGTATGAAAAATACATTCGTCCAACATGGTTGTTGGATCACTGTAATAAAAAGGCATATGATCTTATTCTTAAAGAGTTGGAAAACACAAAACACTTGGGTATAGCACCTGTGAGTGCTGCGTTTGAGACAATTGTTCTCTATAAAGAGCAAGGCCCGCAGGGATCTGACTACTTAAAAAGCTTGGAGCGTATGAAAGAGGTTTTATTCTTATCTGATTTAGGCTTAACTGTGATGGGAACAAATGGTTCACAGGTTTGGGATTGTGCTTTCTTTATTCagtatttcttcaatgcaGGTCTCGCTGAACTGCCTCAGTATCATGATGCTATTGTTAGAACCTTCGAATTCTTGATAAGGTCtcaatttgatgaagagtGTGTCAGCGGGTCTTATAGGGACAAACGTAAGGGTGCCTGGCCCTTTTCCACAAAAGACCAAGGATACACTGTTTCAGATTGTACTGCGGAATCCATCAAGGCGATCATAATGGTCATGAACTCAGAAGCCTTTTCAGATGTACACCATATTTATGACCTTACCAAATTGCATGATGCAATCGATGTGTTATTAAGCTTGCAGAATGTGGGAAGTTTTGAGTTTGgctcattttcaacttacgaaaaaatcaaagcaACTCCGATGTTGGAACTCATCAACCCAGCAGAGGTTTTTGGGAATATTATGGTGGAATACCCGTATGTAGAATGTACTGATTCCTCAGTTTTAGGACTATCATACTTCCATAGATATTCAAGCTACAGAAATGCTGATATCAGTTTAGCAATTAAAAGAGCAACTGATTATATTATTCAGTCACAGCAAGTCGATGGTTCTTGGTACGGATGTTGGGGGATATGCTTTACATACGCCGGTATGTTCGCCTTGGAGGCATTGGCGGAAATAAACTTGGATTACTCTAACAGTGAAGTCGTTAGAAAGGGCTGTAACTTTTTGGTTACTCGTCAGCTGCCTGATGGCGGATGGGGTGAATCGATGAAGAGTTCCGAAACTCACACCTATGTCTCTACCCGCAAATCTCTAGTTGTTCAGACATCGTGGGCTTTAATTGGCCTTTTATTGGCACGCTATCCAGACAAGGAAGTTTTAAGAAAGGCGGTTGATCTTATAATTTCAAGACAGGGAGAATATGGAGAGTGGGAATTTGAACAAGTGGAAGGGGTCTTCAACCATTCGTGTGCAATCGAATATCCAAACTACAAATTTTTGTTCCCTATTAAAGCGTTGGGCTTATATGTTAAAAGATTCGGCAATGAACGTTTGTAA
- a CDS encoding uncharacterized protein (PKUD0B03230) has product MSELVAEPAGQSEQLDKQLDTFSAESDDDFGDFEEVDQGDSGVYSNDLSANKEGRIRSYSGNFATIAADISQNLDKIFNESKGNSENEYKDIFLFDERADQIFNRLISEEDDHLSPFIWKQSMIYKQVLLNLEIEPRAHVTYAKRQLPSANGSRKEFKNLYDFLKSSSTNAELDKLLLQVPDFSQLGIDKDGEEYNQIINNTTSTISEAKKLLRSGSVSELINLKERLLKLVSVWDVKSHDINEDNELFSSYVENLIGNTLKKRREKRQAKASKSKKRLK; this is encoded by the coding sequence ATGTCGGAATTGGTAGCTGAGCCAGCTGGACAATCTGAACAATTGGATAAACAGTTAGATACATTTTCTGCTGAATCGGACGACGACtttggtgattttgaagaagttgatcaAGGCGACTCAGGCGTCTATTCAAATGATTTGAGCGCTAACAAAGAAGGGCGTATAAGATCATACAGTGGCAATTTTGCAACAATAGCAGCTGATATCTCACAGAATTTGGATAAAATCTTTAATGAAAGTAAGGGGAATTCAGAAAATGAATACAAagacatttttctttttgatgaaaGAGCAGATCAGATATTCAATCGATTAATTAGCGAAGAAGATGACCATCTCTCTCCATTCATATGGAAACAGAGTATGATATACAAACAGgtattgttgaatttagaAATAGAGCCACGTGCACACGTTACTTACGCAAAACGTCAGTTACCATCTGCAAATGGTAGTCGCAAAGAATTTAAAAATCTATATGACTTTCTCAAGAGCTCATCAACTAACGCCGAACTTGACAAACTTCTACTACAAGTTCCTGACTTCAGCCAATTAGGAATTGATAAAGATGGTGAAGAATACAACCAGATAATTAACAATACCACATCAACAATATCTGAGGCGAAGAAGTTGCTGAGATCGGGAAGTGTATCTGAGCTAATAAATTTAAAGGAGAGGCTATTGAAACTTGTTTCTGTATGGGACGTCAAGTCTCATGATATCAATGAAGACAATGagttgttttcttcttatgttgaaaatttaaTAGGTAATAccttgaagaaaaggcGTGAAAAGAGACAAGCCAAAGCATCGAAATCTaaaaaaagattgaagTAG